Proteins encoded together in one Bacteroides zoogleoformans window:
- the folE gene encoding GTP cyclohydrolase I FolE: MLEKEEIASPSLNQLKEHYHRILTLLGEDAEREGLLKTPERVAKAMLSLTKGYHMDPHEVLRSAKFQEEYSQMVIVKDIDFFSLCEHHMLPFYGKAHVAYIPNGYITGLSKIARVVDIFSHRLQVQERMTLQIKECIQATLNPLGVMVVVEAKHMCMQMRGVEKQNSITTTSDFTGAFNQAKTREEFMNLIRNNS; the protein is encoded by the coding sequence ATGTTAGAAAAAGAAGAAATCGCATCTCCTTCATTGAACCAACTGAAGGAACATTATCATCGTATTCTCACCCTGTTAGGCGAAGATGCCGAGCGTGAAGGCCTGCTGAAAACTCCGGAACGAGTGGCAAAAGCCATGTTGTCATTGACAAAAGGATATCATATGGATCCGCATGAGGTGCTTCGTTCGGCCAAGTTTCAGGAAGAGTATAGCCAGATGGTTATTGTGAAAGACATTGATTTCTTTTCGCTCTGCGAGCACCACATGCTTCCGTTTTACGGCAAGGCACATGTGGCGTACATTCCTAACGGTTACATTACGGGGCTGAGTAAAATAGCCCGTGTGGTAGATATATTCTCTCATCGTTTGCAGGTCCAGGAACGTATGACGTTGCAAATCAAGGAATGCATTCAGGCGACTTTGAATCCATTAGGAGTAATGGTGGTGGTAGAAGCTAAACATATGTGTATGCAGATGCGTGGTGTTGAGAAACAGAACTCCATTACCACCACTTCTGATTTTACGGGAGCTTTCAACCAGGCCAAAACTCGTGAGGAGTTTATGAATTTAA